The following are from one region of the Eubacterium sp. MSJ-33 genome:
- the def gene encoding peptide deformylase, translating into MATRKIRLDGDDVLRKVCKPIEKMTPRLQTLIDDMYETMYEANGVGLAAPQVGILKRIVVIDIGDDNAYTLINPKIIEADGEQTGEEGCLSLPGLQGTVTRPNHVICEAYDEDMQLRQIEGEGLLARAICHELDHLDGILYKDKVEDGLYKVEPVNPEE; encoded by the coding sequence ATGGCAACAAGAAAGATACGTTTAGATGGTGATGATGTATTGAGAAAGGTCTGCAAACCGATTGAGAAGATGACACCGCGGTTACAGACTCTGATTGATGATATGTATGAGACGATGTATGAGGCAAATGGCGTAGGACTGGCTGCACCACAGGTCGGCATATTAAAGCGCATCGTTGTAATCGATATCGGAGATGATAATGCCTATACATTAATCAATCCGAAGATTATCGAGGCAGACGGTGAGCAGACGGGAGAGGAAGGCTGCCTGAGTCTGCCGGGACTGCAGGGAACTGTTACAAGACCTAATCATGTGATCTGTGAGGCGTATGATGAGGATATGCAGCTTCGTCAGATCGAGGGTGAGGGATTACTGGCACGTGCCATCTGTCATGAATTAGATCATCTCGATGGAATTCTGTACAAGGATAAGGTTGAAGACGGACTTTATAAGGTAGAGCCGGTTAATCCGGAAGAGTAG
- a CDS encoding YicC/YloC family endoribonuclease, whose amino-acid sequence MIKSMTGFGRGEQVNDDRKIVVEIKAVNHRFCDMNVKLPKKLNYFETDIRACLKEYIQRGKVDVFITYEDYTKSNVCVKYNKEIATEYVNYLNSMVDDFDLQSDVKPSVIGRFPEVFTLEEQSVDENEIWSHLEGVVREAAEKFAESRIREGENLKKDLLAKLSVMSDIVAYIEEKSPQIIEDYKNRLIEKVDELAINTQIDDQRIAAEVTMYADKVCVDEEVVRLRSHIDSTIKILTEGGAVGRKLDFIVQEMNREANTILSKANSLIIADKGIDLKTEIEKVREQIQNIE is encoded by the coding sequence GTGATAAAAAGTATGACAGGCTTCGGAAGAGGCGAACAGGTAAATGACGATCGTAAGATCGTGGTAGAGATTAAGGCGGTGAATCACCGGTTCTGTGACATGAACGTGAAACTGCCGAAGAAACTGAATTATTTTGAGACAGATATCAGAGCTTGTCTGAAGGAATATATTCAGCGTGGAAAAGTTGATGTATTTATTACATATGAGGACTATACAAAGTCCAACGTGTGTGTAAAATATAATAAGGAAATTGCAACAGAATATGTGAATTATCTGAACAGTATGGTAGATGATTTTGACCTGCAGTCGGATGTAAAGCCATCCGTGATCGGCAGATTCCCGGAGGTGTTTACATTGGAAGAACAGTCCGTGGATGAAAATGAAATCTGGTCTCATTTAGAGGGAGTTGTACGGGAAGCAGCAGAGAAGTTTGCAGAGTCCCGTATCCGTGAGGGCGAGAACCTGAAGAAGGATCTGCTTGCAAAGCTTTCTGTAATGTCAGATATCGTGGCGTATATCGAAGAAAAATCACCGCAGATTATCGAGGATTACAAGAATCGGCTGATTGAGAAGGTGGATGAGCTCGCCATCAATACCCAGATTGATGATCAGCGTATTGCAGCCGAGGTTACGATGTATGCGGATAAGGTCTGCGTGGATGAAGAAGTTGTGCGTCTGAGAAGTCATATTGACAGTACGATTAAGATTCTGACAGAGGGTGGCGCTGTTGGTAGAAAGCTTGATTTTATCGTACAGGAGATGAATCGCGAAGCAAACACGATTTTATCGAAAGCGAATTCCCTGATTATTGCAGACAAGGGAATTGATTTGAAGACAGAAATCGAAAAGGTTCGTGAACAGATACAGAATATTGAGTAG
- a CDS encoding Rqc2 family fibronectin-binding protein — MAFDGVTVSAIVSELKKNLTGGRIYKIYQPEVDELCLVVKNRTEQGNTTSRLVISADASLPLIYLSGQTKENPTTAPNFCMLLRKHIGNARILSVTQPNFERIVEMELEHLDEMGDLCRKKLIVEIMGKHSNIIFTDAEGTIIDSIKHISHQVSSVREVLPGRTYVYPPAQEKENPLDIDINYFMNHVLRKPVSVTKAIYTSLTGLSPVIANEICYRAGVDGGMSTAGLSMQEQETLYGAFDTMRQSIKEEQFTPCIAYQGYAPKEFAACTLTMYGEEADDLPKKDMDGLKAFPSMSPVIEEYYQAKSVVTRIRQRSTDLRKIVSNAIERTAKKYDLQRSQLKDTEKRDKYKVYGELLTAYGYSCKPGDKEITCENYYDGSMVTIPLDPEQSAMENAKRYFNKYNKLKRTYEALMELTVESKEELDYLLSVQNSLEIAKTENDLQEIKQELIESGYVRGRFDRNKQKKQAKAKPLHYISGDGYHMYVGKNNFQNEELTFKFAEGNDLWFHAKQMPGSHVIVKTNGEREIPDRTYEEAARLAAYYSTGKDAPKVEVDYTMKKNLKKPPKAKPGFVIYHTNYSMSMEPDIHGIAEA, encoded by the coding sequence ATGGCATTTGACGGAGTAACCGTATCTGCAATCGTCAGTGAACTGAAGAAGAATCTGACAGGCGGACGTATCTATAAAATATATCAGCCGGAAGTGGATGAACTGTGTCTGGTCGTGAAAAACCGGACAGAACAGGGAAACACAACCAGTCGTCTGGTGATCTCTGCAGATGCCAGTCTGCCCCTTATTTATCTGTCCGGGCAGACAAAGGAGAATCCGACGACAGCTCCGAACTTCTGTATGCTGCTTCGGAAGCATATTGGAAATGCACGGATTTTGTCCGTGACACAGCCGAATTTTGAGAGAATCGTAGAGATGGAGTTAGAGCATCTTGATGAGATGGGAGATTTGTGCCGGAAGAAACTGATCGTTGAGATCATGGGAAAACACAGCAACATCATCTTCACGGATGCAGAGGGTACGATCATTGACAGTATCAAACATATTTCCCATCAGGTAAGTTCGGTGCGGGAAGTGCTGCCCGGAAGGACGTATGTATATCCACCGGCACAGGAAAAGGAAAATCCGCTTGATATAGATATCAATTATTTCATGAATCATGTTCTGCGTAAGCCGGTATCTGTAACGAAAGCCATCTATACATCCCTAACCGGATTATCACCGGTGATCGCAAATGAAATCTGTTATCGGGCCGGTGTCGATGGTGGGATGAGTACGGCGGGGCTTTCCATGCAGGAACAGGAAACGTTATATGGCGCGTTTGATACTATGCGTCAGAGTATAAAAGAAGAACAATTTACACCATGTATCGCATACCAGGGTTATGCACCGAAGGAATTTGCGGCGTGCACATTGACGATGTATGGAGAGGAAGCAGACGACCTTCCGAAGAAGGATATGGATGGTCTGAAAGCATTTCCGTCGATGTCTCCGGTCATTGAAGAATACTATCAGGCAAAAAGCGTAGTGACACGTATCAGGCAGCGGTCGACCGATCTTCGAAAGATCGTCAGTAATGCAATCGAGCGGACCGCAAAGAAATACGATTTGCAGCGGTCGCAGCTAAAGGATACAGAGAAACGGGATAAATATAAGGTCTATGGAGAACTATTGACTGCATATGGATATTCGTGCAAACCTGGCGATAAGGAAATCACCTGTGAGAATTACTATGATGGCAGTATGGTTACGATTCCGCTTGATCCGGAGCAGTCGGCGATGGAGAACGCAAAGCGGTATTTCAACAAATATAATAAGCTGAAACGAACCTATGAGGCTTTGATGGAGCTTACGGTAGAGTCAAAGGAGGAACTGGATTATCTGCTTTCTGTGCAGAATTCTCTGGAGATTGCCAAGACGGAGAATGATCTGCAGGAGATCAAACAGGAACTTATTGAAAGCGGTTATGTGCGTGGCAGATTCGATCGTAACAAGCAGAAGAAACAGGCGAAAGCAAAGCCGCTACATTATATATCCGGCGACGGATATCACATGTATGTCGGAAAGAATAATTTCCAAAATGAAGAACTTACATTTAAGTTTGCAGAAGGAAATGATCTCTGGTTTCATGCGAAGCAGATGCCGGGGTCTCATGTGATCGTCAAGACGAACGGAGAGAGAGAGATTCCCGACCGTACATATGAAGAGGCGGCAAGACTGGCAGCATATTACTCAACCGGAAAGGATGCACCGAAGGTAGAGGTTGACTATACGATGAAGAAAAACCTGAAAAAACCGCCGAAAGCAAAACCGGGATTTGTGATTTATCATACAAATTATTCGATGAGTATGGAGCCGGATATCCATGGAATTGCAGAAGCCTGA
- a CDS encoding UDP-N-acetylmuramoyl-L-alanyl-D-glutamate--2,6-diaminopimelate ligase, with the protein MKLSEVLQGLTYEVLQGNADVEIREIQNDSRKVETGDLFFCITGAVSDGHKYAEDVAKKGASVLVVEKPVPVPDTVTVIRVESTRYAMGMISSAFYGNPSGKLNVIGLTGTKGKTTTTYMIRDMLERSGIKTGLIGTIEIIDGKQHIHANNTTPESMILHKYLRDMVDNGCKAVVMEVSSQGLMLDRVAGVDFDYGIFTNLSKDHIGPNEHASFEEYRDWKAKLFTLCKVGIFNVDDANAAYMMEHAACEKLTYGETANADYRAADVKLYQEKGVLGIQYALHGKLEAQMMVDLPGEFSVHNSLAAVAVADQMHVAVTDIQTILKEVKVRGRVEMIPISDAFTLMIDYAHNAMALESLLTALRAYHPKRLVTLFGCGGNRSRDRRFEMGEVSGKMADFTIITSDNPRDEEPLAIIADIETGMKKTDGIYVMIADRKEAIRYAIMNAQEGDVIVLAGKGHEDYQEIHGVKHHMDERDLIREILEEEDVTTICGYNNRYFA; encoded by the coding sequence ATGAAATTATCAGAAGTATTACAGGGACTTACCTACGAAGTATTGCAAGGAAATGCGGATGTAGAAATCAGAGAAATTCAGAATGATTCGAGAAAAGTAGAAACGGGAGATTTGTTTTTCTGTATCACAGGTGCTGTCTCAGATGGACATAAATATGCGGAAGATGTAGCAAAAAAAGGAGCAAGTGTGCTTGTAGTTGAAAAGCCGGTGCCGGTGCCGGACACTGTGACTGTGATCCGTGTGGAGAGTACCCGGTATGCGATGGGTATGATCAGTTCGGCGTTCTATGGAAATCCTTCTGGAAAACTGAACGTGATAGGATTGACAGGTACAAAGGGAAAGACGACAACAACGTACATGATCCGGGATATGCTGGAACGTTCCGGGATTAAAACCGGATTGATCGGTACGATTGAGATTATAGATGGAAAACAACATATCCATGCGAACAATACAACTCCGGAATCTATGATATTACATAAATATTTGCGGGATATGGTAGATAATGGATGTAAGGCGGTTGTTATGGAAGTTTCTTCCCAGGGACTGATGCTCGATCGTGTAGCGGGCGTGGATTTTGATTACGGTATCTTCACGAACCTGTCAAAAGATCATATCGGACCGAATGAACACGCAAGCTTTGAAGAATACCGGGATTGGAAAGCAAAACTTTTCACATTGTGTAAGGTTGGTATTTTCAACGTGGATGATGCGAATGCTGCCTATATGATGGAACATGCAGCCTGTGAAAAACTGACCTATGGAGAGACTGCAAATGCGGATTACCGGGCAGCGGATGTGAAGCTGTATCAGGAAAAGGGTGTGCTTGGAATCCAGTATGCGTTACATGGAAAACTTGAAGCACAGATGATGGTAGATCTGCCGGGCGAGTTTTCTGTACATAATTCACTCGCAGCCGTTGCTGTAGCAGATCAGATGCATGTGGCAGTAACCGATATACAGACAATATTGAAAGAAGTGAAAGTCCGTGGACGTGTGGAGATGATACCGATTTCCGATGCATTTACACTGATGATTGATTACGCACACAATGCAATGGCACTGGAAAGCCTGCTTACTGCGCTTCGTGCGTATCATCCGAAGCGGCTTGTTACTTTGTTTGGTTGTGGCGGAAACCGTTCAAGAGACCGTCGGTTTGAGATGGGGGAAGTATCTGGCAAGATGGCAGACTTCACAATTATTACGAGCGATAATCCAAGAGATGAAGAGCCGCTTGCAATCATTGCGGATATTGAGACAGGCATGAAGAAAACAGATGGTATATATGTGATGATTGCAGACCGGAAGGAAGCAATCCGGTATGCAATTATGAACGCGCAGGAAGGAGATGTGATCGTTCTTGCAGGAAAGGGACATGAAGATTATCAGGAGATTCATGGCGTAAAGCATCACATGGATGAGCGGGATTTGATCCGCGAGATTTTGGAGGAAGAGGATGTCACAACTATATGCGGATATAATAATCGATATTTCGCATAG
- a CDS encoding DUF5721 family protein gives MEIFSIDEKTEYLKELFEKEKYDSFYLYEARVKTKLDYYVNGRLNREYFDTEEQADLPEYVEWKDIKQIVYSYIKGKRLPIGFKIILMFNRENILRLLEMNNLPVKTEDVSALFMNVVYEHEALSVTTGTSLKIFTMDKTLEHVWDDTVKKYYI, from the coding sequence ATGGAGATTTTTTCAATCGATGAAAAAACAGAATATTTGAAGGAGCTGTTTGAAAAAGAAAAATATGACAGTTTTTATCTGTATGAGGCACGGGTGAAGACGAAACTGGATTATTATGTAAATGGCAGGTTAAACCGGGAATATTTTGATACGGAAGAACAGGCAGACTTGCCGGAATATGTGGAGTGGAAGGATATAAAGCAGATTGTATATTCCTATATCAAGGGAAAACGGCTGCCGATCGGATTCAAGATCATATTGATGTTTAACCGCGAGAATATCTTACGGCTTTTGGAGATGAATAACCTGCCCGTGAAAACGGAAGATGTAAGTGCGCTTTTCATGAATGTGGTTTATGAGCATGAAGCATTGTCTGTGACAACCGGGACATCCTTGAAGATATTTACGATGGACAAGACATTGGAACATGTGTGGGATGACACAGTTAAGAAATATTATATTTAA
- the htpG gene encoding molecular chaperone HtpG — MERQGNLSINSDNIFPIIKKWLYSDQDIFIRELISNGCDAITKLKKLAVMGEYEEVEGEEYKIEVYASAKDKTLTFVDNGLGMTEEELDKYINQIAFSGATDFINKYKDKSGDEQIIGHFGLGFYSAFMVADKVTIETCSYKKDAKPVYWECDGGTNYTMSESDDDIRGTAITLYLNEDCLEYANEYRVKEVIQKYCAFMPYNIYFINEDKEEEEAAKKEAEKKEKDKVIEVDTTQEDELVGDAPKKDEAEEKTEDAPEEKEEERKPLNDTNPLWMRNPKDCTDEQYIDFYQHVFLDFKKPLFWIHLNMDYPFNLKGILYFPKINTQYDQLEGTIKLYNNQVFIADNIKEVIPEFLLLLKGVIDCPDLPLNVSRSALQNDGFVKKISDYITKKVADKLTGMYKNNKEDYEKYWDDLSPFIKFGCLKDEKFCDKMTDYMLFKDINGKYITLPEYLEEGKEKYENKVFYISDDVAQSQYINMFKEEGMNAVYLTHNIDNPYITHLEGKNENVKFLRIDADLADNFVGEKLSEEQTKEYTDKLSEAFKKATGNDKLVVKVESMKNENVSSVLTVSEESRRMMEMMRVYNMDGMDPAMFGAGEAETLVLNANNKLVKYILDNPEGEYKDMICNQLYDLAVLANKPLSAEKMTAFVKRSNDLLGLLI, encoded by the coding sequence ATGGAACGACAGGGTAATTTATCAATTAACAGTGACAACATTTTTCCGATTATTAAGAAATGGCTTTATTCCGATCAGGATATCTTCATCCGGGAGCTGATTTCCAATGGTTGTGATGCTATTACAAAATTAAAGAAGCTTGCAGTGATGGGCGAATATGAGGAAGTCGAAGGCGAGGAATACAAAATCGAGGTATATGCGTCTGCCAAGGATAAGACTTTGACATTCGTAGATAATGGTCTTGGTATGACCGAGGAAGAACTTGACAAGTATATTAACCAGATCGCATTTTCCGGTGCGACGGACTTTATCAACAAATATAAGGATAAATCCGGTGACGAGCAGATTATCGGTCATTTCGGACTTGGTTTTTATTCCGCATTTATGGTTGCGGATAAGGTAACGATCGAGACATGCTCTTATAAGAAGGATGCAAAGCCGGTATATTGGGAGTGCGATGGCGGAACGAATTACACGATGAGTGAGAGCGATGACGATATCCGTGGTACAGCCATTACATTGTATCTGAACGAGGATTGCTTAGAGTATGCAAATGAGTATCGTGTGAAGGAAGTCATCCAGAAATATTGTGCATTTATGCCATACAACATCTACTTTATCAATGAGGATAAGGAAGAGGAAGAGGCAGCCAAGAAGGAAGCCGAAAAGAAAGAAAAAGACAAGGTAATCGAGGTCGATACAACACAGGAAGATGAACTTGTCGGCGATGCACCAAAGAAGGATGAGGCAGAAGAAAAAACAGAGGATGCTCCGGAAGAAAAGGAAGAAGAGAGAAAACCGTTAAATGATACGAATCCGCTCTGGATGCGTAATCCGAAGGATTGTACGGATGAGCAGTATATTGATTTTTACCAGCATGTGTTCTTAGACTTCAAGAAGCCGCTCTTCTGGATCCATCTGAATATGGATTATCCGTTTAACCTAAAGGGTATTTTGTACTTCCCGAAGATTAACACACAGTATGACCAGTTAGAGGGCACGATCAAGTTATATAACAATCAGGTATTTATCGCAGATAACATCAAGGAAGTTATTCCGGAGTTTTTGCTTCTGTTGAAGGGTGTGATTGACTGTCCGGATCTTCCGCTTAATGTATCCCGTTCCGCATTGCAGAATGATGGATTTGTCAAGAAGATATCCGATTACATCACAAAGAAGGTTGCTGATAAGCTGACCGGCATGTATAAGAACAACAAGGAAGATTACGAGAAGTATTGGGATGATTTGAGTCCATTCATCAAGTTTGGCTGTCTGAAGGATGAGAAGTTCTGTGATAAGATGACAGACTATATGCTCTTTAAGGATATCAATGGTAAGTACATCACGCTTCCGGAGTATCTTGAAGAGGGCAAGGAGAAATACGAGAACAAAGTATTCTATATCTCTGACGATGTGGCACAGTCCCAGTATATTAACATGTTCAAGGAAGAGGGCATGAATGCGGTTTATCTGACACATAACATTGATAACCCATATATCACACATCTGGAAGGTAAGAATGAGAATGTGAAGTTCCTGCGTATCGATGCAGACCTTGCCGATAACTTTGTCGGTGAGAAGCTTTCTGAGGAGCAGACGAAGGAATATACCGATAAGCTTTCTGAGGCATTCAAGAAAGCAACCGGAAATGATAAGCTTGTAGTCAAGGTTGAGAGCATGAAGAACGAGAATGTATCCTCTGTCCTGACGGTATCCGAGGAGTCCCGTCGTATGATGGAGATGATGCGTGTGTACAACATGGATGGTATGGATCCTGCTATGTTTGGGGCAGGTGAAGCAGAAACGCTTGTCTTGAATGCAAACAACAAGCTTGTAAAATACATCTTGGATAACCCGGAGGGTGAGTACAAGGATATGATCTGTAATCAGCTTTATGATCTGGCTGTCCTTGCAAACAAACCACTCTCAGCCGAGAAGATGACAGCATTTGTAAAGAGAAGCAACGATCTGCTTGGATTGTTGATTTAA
- the priA gene encoding replication restart helicase PriA, with protein sequence MSQLYADIIIDISHSAIDRVFQYRIGAEWEEQVQIGSLVTVPFGKGNAHRHGYVVGITQTPSYAPDKIKEIAEVPQKGIPIEGKLIQLAAWMRETYGTTMNQALQTVMPVKQTVRKTSQKVEETKLSEDQWEFVTLNEEQQALVDEFTEDVQMSMRKTYLLHGVTGSGKTEVYIQCIKEVIREGGQAIVLIPEISLTYQTLARFRKHFGTRVAFVNSRQSKGEKYEQFRKAKDGEVDVVIGPRSALFTPFQNLKLIVMDEEHDSAFKSDQAPRYHARDVAIKRAELENASVILGSATPSVESYARAETGQYRLWELKDRPDGVKAQKIEVVDLREELRLGNRSIISRCLYKKIQESLARKEQMMLFINRRGFNSFVSCRACGEAIKCPRCDVALTYHQHTLQATRQLVCHYCGYSMAMPQACPSCKSKMIAGFGTGTEKVEEEIKKLFPQIKTLRMDRDTTMRKDAGARILKQFAEGKADMLIGTQMIVKGHDYSNVTLVGVILADLSLYANDYRAGERTFDLLTQAAGRAGRGEKEGEVVIQTYQPEHYAIAAAANQDYKAFYDMEMAYRRMLRYPPVYDMLQILLTGESKGKVESYAGILCRNLKEKTNALQYTQTRIIGPGEAAIGKINDEYRYVIYVKAPGLGAITTLRDYVDTCSCECVTITVDMNPMTIC encoded by the coding sequence ATGTCACAACTATATGCGGATATAATAATCGATATTTCGCATAGCGCAATCGACCGGGTGTTTCAGTACCGGATTGGTGCCGAATGGGAAGAACAGGTGCAGATTGGAAGCCTGGTGACAGTTCCTTTTGGAAAAGGAAATGCGCACCGGCATGGATATGTGGTAGGCATCACGCAGACACCTTCTTATGCTCCGGATAAGATCAAGGAGATCGCAGAGGTGCCCCAGAAGGGAATCCCAATCGAAGGAAAGCTGATTCAGCTTGCTGCATGGATGCGGGAGACCTATGGTACAACGATGAATCAGGCACTGCAGACGGTGATGCCGGTGAAACAGACGGTAAGAAAGACCTCTCAGAAGGTGGAGGAGACGAAACTTTCGGAAGACCAGTGGGAGTTTGTGACACTTAACGAGGAACAACAGGCATTGGTGGATGAATTTACAGAAGATGTTCAGATGAGCATGCGAAAGACATATTTGCTGCATGGCGTGACGGGCAGTGGTAAGACAGAAGTCTATATCCAGTGCATCAAAGAAGTGATTCGGGAAGGAGGACAGGCGATTGTTTTAATCCCTGAGATTTCACTTACGTATCAGACACTGGCTCGGTTTCGGAAACATTTTGGTACGCGCGTGGCATTTGTCAATTCCAGACAGAGCAAAGGCGAGAAATATGAGCAGTTCCGGAAAGCAAAGGATGGCGAGGTTGACGTTGTGATTGGTCCGCGCTCGGCACTTTTTACACCGTTTCAAAACCTGAAGCTGATTGTGATGGACGAAGAACATGATTCTGCATTCAAAAGTGATCAGGCACCTCGCTATCATGCCCGGGATGTGGCAATCAAGAGGGCGGAATTAGAGAATGCAAGTGTAATTCTTGGATCAGCGACACCGAGCGTGGAGAGTTATGCAAGAGCGGAAACGGGACAATACCGATTATGGGAATTAAAAGACCGGCCGGATGGAGTGAAAGCACAGAAAATCGAAGTTGTGGATCTGCGCGAAGAGCTGAGGCTTGGAAACCGGAGCATTATCAGCCGTTGTCTGTATAAGAAGATACAGGAAAGTCTTGCAAGAAAAGAGCAGATGATGCTGTTTATCAACCGGAGAGGGTTCAATAGCTTTGTATCATGCCGGGCATGCGGGGAGGCGATCAAATGCCCGCGGTGTGACGTGGCGTTAACATATCATCAACATACGCTGCAGGCGACCAGACAGCTTGTCTGTCACTATTGTGGATACAGTATGGCGATGCCGCAGGCGTGTCCATCGTGCAAATCAAAGATGATCGCAGGATTTGGAACCGGAACCGAGAAGGTGGAGGAAGAAATCAAAAAGCTTTTTCCACAGATTAAAACATTGCGTATGGATCGGGATACAACGATGCGTAAGGATGCGGGTGCCAGAATCCTAAAACAATTTGCGGAAGGAAAGGCGGATATGCTGATTGGCACGCAGATGATTGTCAAAGGACACGATTACAGCAATGTGACATTGGTTGGCGTGATACTTGCGGATTTGTCACTGTATGCGAACGATTACCGCGCCGGAGAACGTACCTTTGATCTTCTGACACAGGCAGCCGGGCGTGCCGGACGTGGTGAAAAAGAAGGCGAGGTCGTGATACAGACTTACCAGCCGGAGCATTATGCGATAGCAGCCGCCGCCAATCAGGATTATAAAGCATTTTATGATATGGAGATGGCGTACAGACGGATGCTTCGATATCCGCCGGTGTATGATATGTTACAGATTCTGTTAACCGGGGAATCCAAAGGAAAAGTGGAGAGCTACGCCGGAATTTTGTGCCGGAACTTAAAAGAAAAGACGAACGCATTACAATATACACAGACCAGAATTATCGGACCGGGTGAAGCGGCAATTGGGAAGATTAACGATGAATACCGTTATGTGATCTATGTGAAGGCACCGGGGCTTGGTGCAATTACTACATTGCGTGATTATGTTGATACATGCAGCTGTGAATGTGTGACAATCACTGTAGATATGAATCCGATGACAATCTGTTAA
- the rpoZ gene encoding DNA-directed RNA polymerase subunit omega: protein MEVINSDVEPGEQPVVQSRYSVVMATAKRARQIIDGAEPLVKSESGKPLSTAVAELYSGKVKIVGDDE, encoded by the coding sequence ATGGAAGTAATTAACAGCGACGTGGAGCCGGGTGAACAGCCGGTTGTTCAGAGTCGTTATTCCGTAGTTATGGCAACTGCAAAGAGAGCCAGACAGATTATTGACGGTGCAGAGCCGCTCGTAAAATCTGAGAGTGGAAAGCCTCTTTCAACTGCAGTCGCAGAACTGTACAGCGGAAAAGTTAAGATTGTCGGTGATGACGAGTAA
- the gmk gene encoding guanylate kinase, translated as MAKKGSLIVISGFSGVGKGTVVKKMVAEYGYSLSVSATTRAPREGEVDGREYYFKTVDEFRNLIDYNGFIEWAQYVENYYGTPRKFVEDEMAKGHDVILEIEVQGAMNVREQYPDAILIFITAPSAKGLRERLAGRGTESEEVINKRMQRAVEESEDMQQYDYIVVNDDLDTCVHSVHSIIVGRKCLRENNLEFMEEIKNELKAL; from the coding sequence ATGGCAAAGAAAGGTTCTTTGATTGTTATTTCCGGATTCTCCGGCGTGGGTAAAGGTACGGTTGTCAAGAAGATGGTTGCCGAATATGGCTATAGTCTGTCTGTTTCTGCGACAACGCGTGCACCACGGGAGGGAGAAGTTGACGGAAGAGAATATTATTTCAAAACCGTGGATGAATTCCGGAATCTGATTGATTATAATGGGTTTATTGAGTGGGCACAGTATGTAGAAAACTACTATGGTACCCCTAGAAAGTTCGTAGAGGATGAGATGGCGAAAGGACATGATGTGATCTTAGAGATCGAAGTGCAGGGTGCCATGAATGTCCGTGAACAGTATCCGGATGCGATTCTTATATTCATCACAGCACCGAGTGCAAAAGGACTTCGCGAACGTCTTGCGGGGCGTGGCACCGAGAGTGAGGAAGTCATCAATAAGCGTATGCAGCGTGCGGTGGAAGAATCCGAGGATATGCAGCAGTATGACTATATCGTTGTAAATGACGATTTAGATACATGTGTACACAGCGTACACTCGATTATTGTAGGCAGAAAATGTCTGCGTGAAAATAATCTTGAGTTTATGGAAGAAATCAAAAATGAGCTGAAAGCTTTATAG